In a single window of the Drosophila miranda strain MSH22 chromosome XL, D.miranda_PacBio2.1, whole genome shotgun sequence genome:
- the LOC108164540 gene encoding protein sevenless isoform X1, which translates to MFWHQNVDQAQQQSQQKKTTSQPMGKRFNISFNVKIAVNVNTKTSTTHINQQSTPTSTTCHRKHSVQHQSSKFDLRQQLARLGRQLASGQDGHGGISTILIINLLLLILLSICCDGCRSQDGRHHNYSGLPDEFKDRLGLLPKLDSDVVEKVAIWHKHATADPPSIVEGIAISSISRPVPEPMAAHKPTAALPELPEDGIDERVVLERVTRECVQRCIVEEDLFLDEFGIKCEKADSSEKCYKTRCTKGCAQWYRALKELEPCQEACSSLQFFSHDMPCIGSCEMAQRNYWRLQRLAMTQPVQRTQPQFVQAPSQDRQDTPLTIKWAMHFPEHYLSSRPFNIQYQYADLHNEENKKEKKEEKWFNLADYDCDEYYVCEILEPLMPYTQYRFRFELPFGEGSDDVLYSPATPAYQTPPEGAPISAPVIEEVLALDDSHVAVHWHPGRFTNGPVEGYRLRLSSPGDNRTIEQLVTVQRGNFIFSQLQARTKYRLELTMINKQGEGPAASASVETHTAQAPQLHKDQDKDQDPSALVAGHRSIVWQALAPGGETRLVLQSDQPISDMTWEQREQRLWFVDVLGEMRSLRLEQGQPTSGISRVELDGRSNITGKWIPRKLSLDWLRRRLYLAVETPNLKFSLLKMDLESIDIAVLSEALDPVQQLEVDPLNGWLFWTDAESVWRLDLTTKERIRIARIRQPGWFTLDPLHWLLYLLVAHEGKILEISYDGNHKRPLIVLPDNSWRTFALQGRSLLLAGASQIQLLLVDQLNHRGLGTWPLRHFPDCWGLILLTAERYPSAHPSGVPRQLSAVLGAQAAHISWEQPARNHYQSPAAALDLSYELEVLDVASQSAFSIRNIRSPHFGLERLQPDNLYHFRVRAMSSAGEPGAWTPPHVARTWPLGPHRLSWATLQGALYETNELGGKLERKDAQLQARPGPLAMINASAGYYVAGSGVMHCINLKQPQLRCLVPDEVPHVGAVTYDWRGGRIYWSDLARNCVVRMDPWSGARELLPIFGTRQLAIDPRQGHLYYATANRLTRRPLSSSPGHPQHVNEVEFYHVNGLEGSIVSFSIDLEQGQLYWLVSGPTALRLYQAPLGLETTQDSLELLQSWPDRDALPHSLQLVRPLGALLWLERGGRRAVLARIAAVNDTMELWPQGLDSTVSSLQLIDPTPPPPPDAGVIPLAVPTDSVRLDDGHWDDFHVRWQPAISGGNHSISYRLLIEYGQRLQTLDLATPFARLTHLPQAQLQLKISITPRTAWRMGPTTRVQLCTPAAAPTQPRRLRVFVERIATPLLPVSIGALLRWDAPEQAPAPVQALEYRISCWLGSEIHAELLLNQSSLEARVENLQPDQTYRFQVEAHVASTGAAAGAANHALHVAPEVQAVPRFIFANTEFIGELDLDSQLRRRLVHTASPVEHLAIMEGEQRLLWVNEHVELLTHVPGSTPAKLARMRAEVLALTVDWVQRIVYWAELEAGQEVPSAQVAAIYRLDLCRFEGRILQGERLWSTPRGHLLRDLVALPHSRALVWLEHEVGTRNATLRGRSLTDGSPIPLESSTALFRLYEGSLEPGTETLNLVDHQGKLCVYDVARQLCTVTGLRSQLQLLTKDGGQLAQDSGYLYALRNGSIRAYGRRRYQLEYLVELEPEEVRLLKAHNYQAYPSKRCLLLPASAALDSTAIQCDEVQCILTLTQLHASPDCALPVPGLRYQLNFTSLEGGPREDALHQWQTGSGDTINITGLQPYTRYQLRASLNSYYQTRLGLDALLLPSMEVRTASASPSAPRNFSARVLGPSEVEVRWAPPLHLRSESVHYTIHWLEDSNRNRTEQVEMEHRVESSGMHQLRGLRPGSGYRLWVQAHATPAKFNSSTVLNVRTYVRLPELKLLQLGPYSLTLSWAGTSDSLSSLALECRSKAEHLRWEVAGNHSWMVVQPLQPCTRYECQLLLGFASSPGASIYPGPSQEFETLGDAPSAPGRPQLEHIAGEIFRVKWTAARGNGDPIALYSLEALQARVRRRRRRENARGGRLALLPWAEEPAAVEDQWLDYCNTTELSCIVRGLHSNRLLLFRVRARSQEHGWGPYSEDSDRVSEPFVTPEKRGSLVLAIIAPAAIVSSCVLALFLVRKVVQKRRVRAKKLLQQSRPSIWSNLSTLHTQQQLLAARNRAFSTTLSDADIALLPHISRSQLTLRRFLGSGAFGEVYEGDLHSEDKKDTQRVAIKSLRKGASEFAELLQEAQLMSNFKHENIVCLVGICFDTDSISLIMEHMEAGDLLSYLRAARPNSQEVVQGLSLSELLAMCIDVANGCSYLEDMHFVHRDLACRNCLVSEGTETGHRRMVKIGDFGLARDIYKSDYYRKEGEGLLPVRWMAPESLVDGVFTTQSDVWAFGVLCWEILTLGQQPYAARNNFEVLAHVKEGGRLHQPTICPDKMHSLLLLCWRTDPSERPSFRRCFNALHAINTDLRRIQMPPVDSRTTGSSSEADSCIRPELKVHFDEHTKKSAGQESETKETESMSLRNVPSHSPSQQLYANEGISRL; encoded by the exons ATGTTTTGGCATCAGAATGTAGACCAGGCACAGCAGCAGTCGCAGCAGAAGAAGACTACTAGTCAACCGATGGGGAAACGTTTCAACATCAGCTTCAATGTCAAAATTGCTGTGAACGTGAACACCAAGACGTCAACCACCCACATCAACCAGCAGTCGACCCCGACATCGACGACATGCCACAGAAAGCATAGCGTCCAGCATCAGAGCAGCAAGTTCGACCTGCGCCAGCAGCTGGCGCGCCTGGGTCGCCAGTTGGCCAGCGGCCAGGACGGACATGGGGGCATATCCACGATTCTGATTATCAATCTCCTACTGTTGATCCTGCTGTCGATCTGCTGCGATGGGTGTCGCTCCCAAGATGGCCGGCACCACAACTACTCAGGCCTGCCAGACGAGTTCAAGGACCGCCTGGGACTGTTGCCAAAGCTGGACAGTGACGTGGTGGAGAAAGTGGCCATTTGGCACAAGCACGCGACAGCCGATCCCCCCAGCATTGTGGAGGGCATTGCCATCAGCAGCATATCCCGACCggtcccagaaccaatggcaGCACACAAGCCAACAGCGGCGCTGCCAGAGTTACCAGAGGATGGAATCGATGAGCGTGTGGTCCTGGAACGCGTCACACGTGAGTGTGTGCAGCGTTGTATTGTAGAG GAGGATTTATTTCTGGACGAGTTCGGAATCAAGTGCGAAAAGGCGGACAGCAGCGAGAAGTGCTACAAAACACGC TGCACCAAGGGATGTGCTCAATGGTACAGAGCCCTCAAGGAGCTGGAGCCCTGCCAAGAAGCTTGT TCTTCGCTACAGTTCTTTTCCCATGACATGCCCTGCATCGGGTCCTGCGAGATGGCCCAGCGCAATTACTGGCGCCTACAACGCCTGGCCATGACGCAGCCCGTGCAGAGGACGCAACCGCAGTTCGTGCAGGCCCCCAGTCAGGATCGACAGGACACGCCCTTGACCATCAAGTGGGCCATGCACTTCCCGGAGCATTACCTGTCCAGTCGACCCTTCAACATCCAGTACCAGTACGCGGATCTCCATAATGAGGAGAATAAAAAGGAGAAAAAAGAGGAgaaatggtttaatttggcaGACTACGATTGCGACGAGTACTACGTCTGCGAGATCCTTGAGCCCCTGATGCCTTACACACAGTACAGA TTCCGCTTCGAGCTTCCCTTTGGCGAAGGCAGCGACGATGTGCTTTACTCGCCGGCTACACCCGCCTACCAGACGCCTCCTGAGGGCGCGCCCATTTCGGCACCGGTTATCGAGGAGGTGCTGGCACTCGACGACAGCCATGTGGCCGTGCACTGGCATCCGGGCAGATTCACCAACGGCCCCGTCGAGGGCTACCGCCTTCGCCTAAGCAGTCCTGGGGATAACCGAACCATCGAGCAG CTGGTGACGGTGCAGCGGGGAAACTTTATCTTTTCTCAGCTGCAGGCCCGTACCAAGTACAGGCTGGAGTTGACGATGATCAACAAGCAGGGCGAGGGCCCAGCGGCCTCTGCCAGCGTCGAGACCCATACCGCTCAGGCTCCGCAATTGCACAAGGATCAGGATAAGGATCAGGACCCGAGTGCGCTTGTTGCCGGGCATCGGAGCATCGTATGGCAGGCCTTGGCGCCGGGCGGGGAGACACGACTCGTCCTTCAGTCTGATCAACCAATTAGTGATATGACCTGGGAGCAGAGGGAGCAACGGCTGTGGTTTGTGGACGTTCTGGGAGAGATGCGCAG CCTGAGACTGGAGCAGGGCCAACCCACTTCTGGCATTAGCAGAGTGGAGCTAGATGGACGAAGCAACATTACCGGTAAATGGATTCCCCGAAAGCTTAGCCTGGATTGGCTCCGAAGACGTCTCTACCTAGCTGTGGAGACGCCGAATCTCAAATTTTCCCTGCTCAAGATGGATCTGGAGAGCATAGACATTGCTGTGTTGTCCGAGGCTCTAGACCCTGTCCAGCAATTGGAGGTTGACCCCTTGAACGGTTGGCTTTTTTGGACCGATGCCGAGAGCGTTTGGCGCCTCGATTTGACCACTAAGGAACGAATTCGCATTGCCAGGATCAGACAGCCTGGATGGTTCACCCTGGACCCGCTGCACTGGCTGCTCTACCTACTGGTGGCGCACGAGGGGAAGATTCTGGAAATCAGCTACGATGGAAATCACAAAAGGCCTCTGATCGTCCTGCCCGACAACTCATGGCGGACTTTCGCTCTCCAGGGCCGCTCCCTGCTCCTAGCTGGTGCCAGCCAGATACAATTGTTGCTGGTGGATCAGCTTAACCACAGAGGGCTGGGCACCTGGCCGCTGCGTCACTTCCCTGACTGCTGGGGCCTAATCCTTCTCACCGCAGAGCGCTATCCTTCGGCTCATCCCTCAGGGGTGCCTCGCCAGCTCAGCGCCGTGTTGGGGGCACAGGCAGCACACATATCATGGGAGCAGCCGGCCAGGAATCATTACCAGTCACCCGCCGCCGCTTTGGACTTGAGCTACGAGCTAGAGGTCCTGGACGTGGCAAGCCAGAGCGCGTTCAGCATCCGCAACATCCGTAGCCCCCACTTCGGACTCGAGCGCCTGCAGCCGGACAATCTTTACCACTTCCGGGTGCGGGCCATGAGTTCGGCCGGTGAACCCGGTGCCTGGACCCCACCCCACGTGGCTCGCACCTGGCCCCTTGGGCCGCATCGCCTCAGCTGGGCCACCCTTCAGGGGGCCCTTTACGAGACCAATGAACTGGGTGGAAAACTGGAGCGGAAGGACGCTCAGCTGCAAGCGCGGCCTGGACCCCTGGCTATGATAAACGCCAGTGCGGGCTACTACGTCGCCGGGTCCGGGGTCATGCATTGCATCAATCTGAAGCAGCCGCAGCTGAGGTGCCTGGTTCCAGATGAGGTGCCTCATGTAGGGGCCGTGACGTACGACTGGAGAGGCGGCCGAATCTACTGGTCGGATTTGGCACGAAACTGTGTAGTGCGCATGGATCCCTGGAGCGGGGCTCGGGAACTGCTGCCCATCTTCGGGACCcgccagctggccatcgatcCCCGGCAGGGCCATCTCTACTACGCCACCGCTAACCGTCTGACACGTCGGCCTCTCAGCTCTTCCCCGGGCCACCCCCAGCACGTGAATGAGGTGGAGTTTTACCACGTCAATGGCCTTGAGGGTAGCATCGTCTCGTTCAGTATCGATCTGGAGCAAGGCCAGCTCTATTGGCTGGTATCAGGCCCCACCGCGTTGCGCCTCTACCAAGCTCCTCTTGGTTTGGAAACCACCCAGGATTCCCTTGAGCTGTTGCAAAGTTGGCCTGACAGGGATGCCCTGCCCCACAGCCTCCAACTGGTCCGACCCCTCGGAGCTCTGCTCTGGCTGGAGCGGGGCGGTCGCCGAGCAGTCCTCGCCAGAATAGCAGCCGTTAACGACACCATGGAGCTGTGGCCCCAGGGGCTAGACTCCACCGTCTCCTCGCTCCAGCTGATTGATCCAACACCCCCGCCACCCCCCGATGCTGGAGTCATACCTTTGGCCGTGCCCACTGACAGCGTCCGCCTGGATGATGGCCACTGGGATGATTTTCACGTGCGATGGCAGCCAGCGATAAGTGGAGGCAACCACAGCATCTCCTACCGACTGCTCATCGAGTATGGCCAGCGCTTGCAGACTCTGGATCTGGCCACTCCGTTCGCCCGTCTTACACACCTTCCGCAGGCGCAACTCCAGCTGAAAATCAGCATCACGCCTCGCACAGCCTGGCGGATGGGCCCCACCACCCGCGTCCAGCTCTGCACGCCCGCCGCAGCTCCCACTCAGCCCCGGCGCCTGCGCGTTTTCGTGGAGCGCATTGCTACGCCTCTGCTGCCGGTTAGCATCGGTGCCCTACTCCGCTGGGATGCGCCCGAGCAGGCTCCAGCTCCGGTGCAGGCTCTGGAGTACCGCATTAGCTGCTGGTTGGGATCGGAGATCCACGCGGAATTGCTGCTAAACCAGAGCAGCCTTGAAGCTCGAGTGGAGAACCTGCAGCCGGACCAAACATACCGCTTCCAGGTGGAGGCGCATGTGGCATCGACAGGGGCAGCTGCTGGCGCCGCAAACCACGCCCTTCACGTGGCGCCTGAGGTGCAGGCCGTGCCCCGCTTTATCTTTGCTAACACAGAGTTCATCGGTGAGTTGGATCTAGACAGTCAGCTCCGGCGCCGTCTGGTACATACCGCCAGTCCCGTGGAGCACCTGGCCATCATGGAGGGGGAGCAGAGGCTCCTCTGGGTCAACGAGCACGTGGAGCTGCTCACGCACGTGCCGGGATCCACACCCGCAAAGCTCGCCAGGATGCGTGCTGAGGTTCTTGCCCTCACCGTCGACTGGGTGCAGCGCATCGTCTACTGGGCCGAGCTTGAGGCCGGCCAGGAGGTGCCGTCAGCGCAGGTAGCTGCAATATACCGTCTGGACTTGTGCCGCTTTGAGGGGCGCATCCTGCAGGGCGAGCGACTATGGAGCACTCCGCGGGGCCACCTGCTGAGGGACTTAGTGGCCCTGCCACACAGCCGGGCACTTGTCTGGCTTGAGCACGAGGTTGGTACCCGGAATGCCACGCTGCGGGGCCGCAGTCTTACCGACGGATCGCCTATTCCGCTCGAATCTTCCACCGCCCTCTTTCGGCTGTACGAGGGCAGTCTGGAGCCCGGGACAGAGACGCTAAACTTGGTGGACCATCAGGGCAAGCTTTGCGTCTACGACGTGGCCCGCCAGCTCTGCACCGTCACAGGCCTGCGAAGCCAGCTCCAATTGCTGACGAAGGACGGCGGACAACTGGCCCAGGATTCGGGCTACCTCTATGCCCTGCGAAACGGCAGCATCCGCGCCTACGGCCGGAGGCGTTACCAGCTTGAGTACCTCGTTGAGCTGGAGCCGGAGGAGGTGCGGTTGCTCAAGGCCCACAACTACCAGGCGTATCCCAGCAAgcgctgcctgctgctgcccgCCTCCGCTGCCCTAGACTCTACTGCCATCCAGTGCGACGAAGTGCAGTGTATCCTAACCCTGACCCAGTTGCATGCCTCTCCAGACTGCGCGCTGCCCGTGCCTGGTCTGAGGTACCAGCTGAACTTCACTTCGCTGGAAGGAGGCCCACGCGAAGATGCACTCCATCAGTGGCAGACCGGATCGGGGGACACCATCAACATCACAGGCCTACAGCCCTACACCAGATACCAGCTCAGAGCTTCATTGAATAGCTACTACCAAACCCGTCTAGGCCTCGACGCCCTCCTGCTGCCCTCCATGGAAGTGCGCACCGCCTCGGCCTCTCCCTCGGCCCCAAGGAACTTCAGCGCTCGCGTGCTGGGTCCCAGCGAGGTGGAGGTCAGATGGGCACCACCTCTCCATCTCCGCAGCGAAAGTGTTCACTACACGATTCACTGGCTGGAGGATTCCAATAGAAACCGTACGGAGCAAGTGGAAATGGAACACAGAGTGGAGTCTTCGGGGATGCACCAGTTGAGAGGGCTGCGGCCCGGGTCCGGCTACCGGCTCTGGGTGCAGGCCCATGCCACGCCCGCAAAGTTCAACAGCAGTACGGTATTGAACGTTCGGACCTACGTGAGATTACCGGAACTGAAGCTGCTTCAGCTGGGACCCTACTCATTGACCCTCTCATGGGCAGGAACCTCGGACTCGCTGAGTTCCCTGGCCCTCGAGTGTCGCTCAAAGGCGGAACACCTGCGCTGGGAAGTAGCCGGAAACCACTCTTGGATGGTGGTGCAACCGTTGCAGCCGTGTACTCGCTATGAGTGTCAGCTGCTCCTCGGCTTTGCGTCCTCCCCAGGAGCCTCCATCTACCCGGGTCCGAGTCAGGAGTTCGAGACACTCGGGGACGCACCTAGTGCGCCAGGCCGGCCACAGCTTGAGCACATTGCCGGGGAGATCTTCCGGGTGAAGTGGACTGCCGCGCGCGGTAATGGAGACCCCATTGCCCTCTACAGTCTCGAGGCGCTGCAGGCCAGGGTCAGGCGAAGGAGGCGCCGGGAGAATGCGAGAGGGGGCCGGCTAGCCCTTCTGCCATGGGCCGAGGAGCCGGCGGCCGTGGAGGACCAGTGGCTGGACTACTGCAACACTACCGAACTGAGCTGCATCGTGCGAGGTCTGCACTCGAACCGGCTACTCCTGTTCAGGGTTCGCGCGCGCAGCCAGGAGCATGGCTGGGGGCCCTACAGCGAGGACAGCGACCGGGTGTCGGAGCCTTTCGTCACTCCCGAGAAGCGCGGCTCACTGGTGCTGGCCATCATTGCCCCAGCGGCCATTGTGTCCAGTTGTGTGCTGGCCTTGTTCCTGGTCCGCAAAG TAGTGCAAAAGCGGCGAGTGCGGGCCAAGAAGCTGTTACAGCAGAGCCGTCCAAGCATCTGGAGCAACCTGTCCACATTGCAtacgcagcagcagctactgGCCGCCCGAAACCGCGCCTTTTCCACGACGCTGAGCGACGCGGACATCGCCCTGCTGCCGCACATTAGTCGGAGTCAGCTGACCCTGCGGCGCTTCCTCGGGAGCGGTGCCTTCGGCGAGGTCTACGAGGGAGACTTGCATTCCGAGGACAAGAAGGATACGCAGCGCGTGGCTATCAAG AGCCTGCGTAAGGGTGCCAGCGAGTTTGCGGAGCTGCTGCAGGAGGCGCAGTTGATGAGCAACTTTAAGCACGAGAATATTGTGTGCCTCGTCGGCATCTGCTTTGACACTGATTCCATCTCTCTAATCATGGAACATATGGAGGCGGGCGATCTGCTCTCATACCTGAGGGCTGCTCGGCCAAATTCCCAG GAGGTAGTCCAGGGACTGTCGCTGTCGGAATTGCTGGCCATGTGCATTGACGTGGCCAACGGCTGCAGCTATCTGGAGGACATGCACTTCGTTCATCGGGATCTAGCCTGCCGCAACTGCCTTGTTTCTGAGGGAACAGAGACGGGGCACCGGCGAATGGTGAAGATCGGCGACTTCGGCTTGGCCCGCGATATCTACAAGAGCGACTACTATCGCAAAGAGGGCGAGGGGCTGCTCCCGGTTCGCTGGATGGCCCCGGAGAGTCTCGTGGATGGGGTGTTCACCACCCAGTCAGATGTGTGGGCCTTCGGCGTGCTCTGCTGGGAGATTCTCACCCTGGGCCAGCAGCCGTATGCGGCTAGGAACAACTTCGAGGTGCTCGCCCACGTCAAGGAAGGTGGACGTCTCCACCAACCCACCATCTGTCCCGACAAAAT GCATTCCTTGCTTTTGTTGTGCTGGCGCACCGATCCATCGGAACGACCCAGCTTCAGGCGTTGCTTTAATGCTCTGCATGCCATTAACACGGATCTCCGCCGCATCCAAATGCCGCCAGTCGACTCAAGAACTACGGGATCTAGCTCGGAAGCTGATTCCTGCATCAGACCAGAGCTCAAGGTGCACTTCGATGAGCACACGAAGAAGTCTGCGGGGCAGGAGAGCGAGACGAAGGAGACAGAGAGTATGTCCCTTCGAAATGTGCCCAGTCACAGTCCATCTCAGCAGCTGTATGCCAATGAAGGGATATCCCGGCTGTAG